One region of Juglans microcarpa x Juglans regia isolate MS1-56 chromosome 7S, Jm3101_v1.0, whole genome shotgun sequence genomic DNA includes:
- the LOC121241644 gene encoding uncharacterized protein LOC121241644 translates to MGSPAPAVNAYSKQEEVEYKELIIDFTPELEPPWPECCIYRVPKRLRQVQPMAYTPRLVSIGPFHHRSEELKDMERQKFIYLRDFCNRTEKSIEDVARIIRPLEMKIRCSYSETFLHMSSEGFANMMVLDAIFILELFWRKSQKSMAQKDYMLRRPCMERGIQHDLLLLENQIPFFVLEELYINLELNVGHQNGEPNTKKRTLLELSCGFFGDLHDGVKPEPKKSFNDMVGCFRPPQNPSPCSPDRSSPNFIEVKHFTDLVRYFFCPPKNEGQKSKCGHVKQCFTAPMGRSCPRQEDRKPSSPESKAPMHFTDSVRHEFFRPPEPKHCTDLVRRIFRPSNRKQEGPKPEKKRTKPLCTATKLDEAGLKIARPDSERHLLQIQFRENNCECLIKRCPVLNLSWLLSCLPCLKSTCLVHMQRFLEVPPLRIDDKTEGLFRNLMALEQCHYPSETYICDYIVLLDDLITTKADVRLLVDKKIIVNELGSSAAVTKLVNNLGLEIEVSGSHYEELCEKLNKYYESNWNRLVGTLTKVYFSDFFKGTATVVGIIVLGLTLCNFVLRWSLGKY, encoded by the exons ATGGGCAGCCCTGCACCTGCAGTCAATGCTTACAGTAAACAAGAAGAAGTTGAATATAAAGAGCTGATCATTGACTTTACACCGGAACTGGAGCCTCCATGGCCTGAGTGCTGTATATACAGGGTTCCCAAGAGACTTCGCCAGGTCCAACCAATGGCCTACACCCCTCGGCTGGTTTCTATAGGTCCTTTTCATCACCGCAGTGAAGAGTTGAAGGACATGGAGAgacaaaaattcatatatttgagGGATTTCTGTAATCGTACTGAGAAGAGCATCGAGGATGTTGCACGCATCATCCGGCCCTTAGAAATGAAAATCCGCTGCTCCTATTCAGAGACCTTTCTACACATGAGCAGTGAGGGGTTTGCAAACATGATGGTACTGGATGCTATCTTTATCCTTGAGCTCTTCTGGAGgaaatctcaaaaatcaatGGCTCAAAAAGATTATATGTTACGTCGACCGTGCATGGAACGCGGCATACAACATGACCTGCTTCTACTTGAGAATCAGATTCCTTTCTTTGTTCTTGAGGAGTTATACATTAATCTTGAGCTGAATGTAGGCCACCAAAATGGGGAACCCAATACCAAAAAACGGACTCTTCTTGAGCTCTCTTGTGGGTTTTTTGGTGATCTCCATGATGGTGTGAAGCCAGAGCCCAAGAAGTCTTTTAATGATATGGTGGGATGTTTTCGCCCTCCACAAAACCCAAGCCCATGCTCACCA GACCGAAGCTCACCAAATTTCATTGAAGTAAAGCATTTCACAGATTTGGTGAGATATTTTTTCTGTCCACCAAAAAATGAAGGGCAAAAATCCAAGTGTGGTCATGTAAAGCAGTGTTTCACAGCTCCGATGGGACGTAGTTGCCCTCGACAAGAAGACCGAAAGCCAAGCTCACCAGAGTCCAAAGCACCCATGCATTTCACAGATTCGGTGAGACATGAGTTTTTCCGTCCACCCGAACCCAAGCATTGCACAGATTTGGTGAGACGTATTTTCCGTCCATCAAACCGAAAACAAGAAGGGCCAaaaccagaaaagaaaagaactaaACCCCTATGTACTGCAACAAAGCTTGACGAGGCAGGGTTGAAAATCGCTAGGCCAGATTCAGAAAGACATTTACTTCAAATACAATTTCGGGAGAACAATTGCGAATGCTTAATAAAACGCTGCCCGGTGCTCAATCTCTCATGGCTCTTGTCATGCTTACCATGCCTGAAAAGCACTTGCTTGGTGCATATGCAACGTTTCTTGGAAGTCCCACCCCTTCGGATAGACGACAAAACTGAAGGTCTTTTCCGAAACCTGATGGCTTTGGAGCAGTGCCATTATCCATCTGAAACTTACATTTGCGATTACATTGTGCTGTTGGATGATCTTATCACAACTAAAGCAGATGTAAGGTTGCTTGTTGACAAGAAGATCATTGTTAACGAGTTAGGTTCCAGCGCTGCTGTGACGAAACTGGTTAACAACCTCGGCCTGGAGATTGAAGTAAGTGGAAGCCATTACGAAGAGCTCTGTGAAAAGCTTAATAAGTACTACGAGAGTAATTGGAATCGTCTGGTGGGTACTTTGACTAAGGTGTATTTCTCAGACTTTTTTAAAGGCACTGCTACTGTTGTTGGAATTATTGTACTGGGTTTAACTTTGTGTAATTTCGTCCTTAGATGGAGTCTTGGCAAATACTAG